From one Lycium ferocissimum isolate CSIRO_LF1 chromosome 7, AGI_CSIRO_Lferr_CH_V1, whole genome shotgun sequence genomic stretch:
- the LOC132063901 gene encoding ascorbate transporter, chloroplastic — MTIGAVVSNRNFGCFIGSGREQCTAHHHGERLGFAALKYVQRNMLYNERCLPRSGLSNSGCIYRSHAQSIGPLDDKSFGSKSPFYVEGFHANRFSGKYHVINPKRRTRRWECYLSSSDSGNSWIQPRKLDKLGFIDGQKQQLKHAAINRTQADYKSDEYDITGALESLVSSEGASEAILVESIEQPKPWWEQFPRRWIVVLLCFAAFLLCNMDRVNMSIAILPMSKEFNWNSATVGLIQSSFFWGYLLTQIVGGIWADKLGGKVVLGFGVVWWSIATVLTPFAARLGLPFLLVVRALMGIGEGVAMPAMNNMLSKWIPVSERSRSLALVYSGMYLGSVTGLAFSPILIQKFGWPSVFYSFGSLGSIWFALWLTKAYSTPKDDPGLSEQEKRLIMDGSVSKEPVTNIPWKLILSKAPVWALIISHFCHNWGTFILLTWMPTYYSQVLKFNLTESGLFCVLPWLTMAIFANLGGWIADTLVSKGFSITSVRKIMQSIGFLGPAFFLTQLSHVKTPAFAVLCMACSQGSDAFSQSGLYSNHQDIGPRYAGVLLGLSNTAGVLAGVFGTAATGYILQKGSWDDVFKVAVVLYIIGTLVWNFFSTGERILE, encoded by the exons ATGACTATCGGTGCCGTTGTTTCTAACCGGAATTTCGGTTGTTTCATCGGTTCTG GCAGAGAGCAGTGTACAGCACATCACCATGGAGAGCGATTGGGGTTTGCTGCTTTGAAGTATGTTCAGAGGAATATGTTATATAATGAGCGGTGTCTCCCAAGAAGTGGCTTATCGAACTCGGGTTGCATATATAGGTCACATGCCCAGTCTATTGGACCTTTGGATGATAAATCTTTCGGATCAAAATCACCATTTTATGTTGAAGGCTTTCACGCTAACCGGTTTAGTGGAAAGTATCATGTCATCAATCCTAAGCGAAGAACCAGAAGATGGGAATGCTATCTTTCCTCTTCTGACTCGGGTAACAGTTGGATTCAACCAAGGAAGCTGGATAAACTTGGTTTCATAGATGGACAAAAGCAGCAGCTAAAGCATGCTGCAATAAATAGAACTCAAGCCGACTACAAGTCTGATGAGTATGACATAACTGGAGCTTTGGAGTCTCTTGTGTCATCGGAAGGGGCAAGTGAAGCCATTTTGGTGGAAAGCATTGAGCAACCAAAACCTTGGTGGGAGCAATTTCCAAGACGATGGATTGTTGTACTGCTGTGTTTTGCTGCATTTTTGTTATGCAACATGGATCGT GTAAACATGAGCATTGCAATACTTCCGATGTCAAAGGAATTTAACTGGAACAGCGCTACAGTTGGTCTTATCCAGTCTTCCTTCTTCTGGGGCTATCTTCTCACTCAG ATTGTTGGAGGGATATGGGCGGATAAACTTGGTGGGAAGGTTGTGCTCGGCTTCGGAGTTGTCTGGTGGTCGATTGCAACTGTTTTAACTCCTTTTGCCGCCAGACTTGGACTTCCATTCTTACTTGTCGTGCGTGCCTTAATGGGCATTGGAGAA GGTGTCGCAATGCCTGCCATGAATAATATGCTCTCAAAGTGGATTCCTGTCTCAGAAAGAAGCAGATCTCTCGCTCTAGTGTATAGTGGAATGTATCTTGGTTCTGTTACAGGATTAGCTTTCTCTCCTATTTTGATCCAAAAGTTTGGATGGCCATCAGTGTTCTATTCCTTTGGTTCCCTTGGAAGCATCTGGTTTGCACTGTGGTTGACCAAG GCATATAGCACTCCGAAAGATGATCCAGGGCTTAGTGAGCAGGAAAAGAGGCTGATCATGGATGGAAGCGTCTCTAAGGAACCTGTCACTAACATCCCATGGAAACTAATTTTATCAAAGGCACCTGTCTGGGCCCTCATTATCTCCCATTTCTGTCATAACTGGGGAACATTTATTCTACTGACATGGATGCCTACATACTACAGTCAG GTTTTGAAGTTCAACCTCACTGAATCAGGACTATTCTGTGTATTACCATGGCTGACTATGGCCATATTTGCAAATTTAGGTGGTTGGATTGCGGATACACTTGTGAGCAAAGGATTCTCCATAACATCAGTTCGTAAG ATTATGCAATCGATTGGTTTTCTGGGCCCTGCTTTTTTTCTTACCCAATTAAGCCATGTCAAGACTCCTGCATTCGCAGTGCTATGCATGGCGTGCAGTCAG GGATCGGATGCATTCTCTCAGTCTGGCCTCTACTCTAATCACCAAGACATTGGACCACGTTACGCT GGAGTGTTGTTGGGATTATCTAATACTGCTGGTGTGCTAGCTGGTGTCTTCGGTACAGCTGCAACTGGATACATACTACAAAAAG GGTCTTGGGATGATGTATTTAAGGTGGCCGTTGTATTATACATCATAGGCACATTGGTCTGGAATTTCTTCTCAACCGGAGAGAGAATCCTCGAGTAG